Proteins co-encoded in one Octopus sinensis linkage group LG6, ASM634580v1, whole genome shotgun sequence genomic window:
- the LOC115213235 gene encoding uncharacterized protein LOC115213235, producing the protein MDLPEQNPAANIDMAFQAAISLKIPPFWTHDPTLWFYHIEAQFASHRILSDASRLSHVIGSLSPEITNVIRDLIMAPPGSVSYEVFKTTLINRTSESQQKRLHQLLISEELGDKTPSQLLRRMKQLLGDETRPEKIFKQLFLQHLPSNTQVVLTSTRENTSLEELAELADKIAEVQHKYPTVSTMTPAAPSTNPFRAQTSSSEISYLRALMTQQAAQIQILTAQIQALKLSPQRRSTSRSRRDGRRSRSPSATRNSHDTCWYHRTFGTRAQKCTRFLVDTGAEVSIIPVSNTSGKRKETSVCLQAVNHSPIPTYGEQSLTLNIGLRHTFQWVFVVAKLPTPILGADFLHHFGLLVDIKNRRLVDTTTKLTVRGIAARMDTVSPTVMLTTTTRHSSILNEYPDVARPVFHNQPIKHDVTHHIKTSGPPVAARPRRLPPDRLQAVKREFQHMLDLGIIRVSSSNWSSPIHCVPKKSSTDWRVCGDYRSLNKSTISDAYPVSFLQDFSSSLHGPGASIQPNPSRTCGHLKDSSYYTIRNV; encoded by the exons ATGGACCTCCCGGAACAGAATCCAGCGGCCAACATCGACATGGCATTCCAAGCGGCGATTTCTTTGAAAATTCCACCATTCTGGACCCACGACCCTACATTATGGTTTTACCATATAGAGGCACAGTTTGCCTCTCACAGAATACTGAGCGATGCGTCTCGCCTTTCTCATGTTATCGGTTCTCTGTCGCCAGAAATAACGAACGTAATACGTGACCTTATCATGGCACCACCCGGTTCTGTTTCATACGAAGTTTTTAAAACCACGTTGATAAACAGAACCTCCGAATCCCAACAAAAAAGACTTCACCAGCTTCTGATATCGGAAGAATTGGGTGACAAAACGCCGTCCCAGCTTCTTCGTAGAATGAAGCAGCTTCTCGGAGATGAGACGCGCCcagaaaaaatattcaagcaaCTTTTTCTCCAGCATCTGCCCTCCAATACCCAGGTTGTTCTCACGTCTACCAGAGAAAACACATCCCTTGAAGAACTGGCGGAGCTAGCTGACAAAATAGCCGAAGTACAGCACAAATATCCAACGGTATCGACGATGACGCCAGCCGCTCCCAGTACCAATCCTTTCCGTGCACAAACCAGTTCTTCCGAGATTTCGTATTTGCGTGCATTAATGACGCAGCAAGCTGCGCAAATACAAATCCTCACAGCCCAAATACAAGCCCTAAAGCTTAGTCCCCAGCGTCGAAGCACCAGCCGATCTCGACGAGATGGCAGACGGTCCCGAAGCCCCAGTGCTACCCGCAACTCACATGACACGTGTTGGTACCACCGAACATTCGGAACACGGGCACAAAAAT GCACGCGTTTCCTGGTTGACACAGGTGCGGAAGTCAGCATCATCCCAGTCTCCAACActtctggaaaaagaaaagagacatcagTCTGTCTTCAGGCAGTCAACCATTCACCCATTCCAACCTACGGTGAACAGTCCCTAACATTGAACATAGGACTACGCCACACATTTCAGTGGGTATTCGTCGTCGCTAAACTGCCGACCCCTATCTTAGGAGCCGATTTCTTGCATCATTTCGGTCTCCTGGTAGACATAAAGAACAGACGACTTGTCGACACCACCACCAAGCTTACTGTGCGCGGTATAGCCGCTCGAATGGACACAGTCAGCCCAACTGTAATGCTTACGACAACGACTCGTCACAGTTCCATCCTGAATGAATATCCAGATGTCGCGCGACCAGTTTTCCATAACCAGCCGATAAAACACGACGTTACCCACCACATCAAAACCAGCGGTCCACCTGTTGCTGCAAGGCCCAGAAGGTTACCACCTGATCGTCTCCAGGCCGTCAAGCGGGAATTCCAGCACATGCTCGACCTCGGAATCATCCGCGTTTCCAGCAGCAACTGGTCCTCGCCGATACACTGCGTCCCAAAAAAATCATCGACCGATTGGCGGGTTTGCGGCGATTATCGATCACTGAATAAAAGCACTATCAGTGATGCCTATCCGGTGTCTTTTCTTCAGGACTTTTCGAGCTCGCTGCATGGACCTGGTGCGAGCATACAACCAAATCCCAGTCGAACCTGCGGACATCTCAAAGACAGCAGTTACTACACCATTCGGAATGTTTGA